In Pseudomonadales bacterium, one genomic interval encodes:
- a CDS encoding MAPEG family protein, which produces MPLMVTALYAGVLGILGVALAFHAGTGRLKQRISLGTADDVGLLIRVRRHGNFTEYVPLALVLLAVLELNGTSATILHLLGSTLLMGRVIHPVGLSMENMNHPLRFLGTLLTMLVLIISAVIAIWQYLTAVM; this is translated from the coding sequence ATGCCTTTAATGGTTACAGCTTTATATGCCGGAGTGCTGGGTATTCTTGGCGTCGCGCTGGCTTTTCACGCGGGAACCGGTCGTCTGAAACAACGTATTTCACTGGGTACGGCTGATGATGTTGGCTTGTTGATCAGGGTGCGTCGGCATGGCAATTTCACAGAATATGTGCCGCTGGCGCTGGTTTTGTTGGCGGTGCTGGAGCTGAATGGCACCAGCGCGACTATCTTACATCTGCTTGGATCGACGCTATTGATGGGCCGTGTTATTCACCCTGTAGGACTCAGTATGGAAAACATGAACCACCCTCTGAGGTTCCTGGGAACATTGTTAACCATGCTGGTACTGATCATTTCGGCTGTTATTGCTATCTGGCAATATTTGACAGCAGTCATGTAA
- the ychF gene encoding redox-regulated ATPase YchF: MGFNCGIVGLPNVGKSTLFNALTKAGIDAENFPFCTIEPNTGIVPIPDPRQDKLAEIVKPERVVPTTMEFVDIAGLVAGASKGEGLGNQFLANIRETDAIAHVVRCFDDENVIHVDGAINPATDIEVINTELALADLETVEKALLRATKAAKGQDKDAVRLKALLEKIQPHLDEAKPLRSFGLNDDELRELRHLSLLTIKPTMYIANVDEDGFDDNPYLDAVTAIAESEGAVVVPICNKLEAEIAELEDEEKQDFLEEMGMGEPGLNRVIRAGYSLLGLHTYFTAGVKEVRAWTIKIGDKAPRAAAAIHTDFEKGFIRAEVIAYEDFITCKGEQGAKDAGKWRLEGKEYVVKDGDVVHFRFNV, encoded by the coding sequence ATGGGCTTTAACTGTGGCATCGTCGGCCTCCCAAACGTAGGCAAATCAACCCTCTTTAATGCACTGACTAAAGCGGGTATTGATGCAGAGAACTTCCCGTTTTGCACCATTGAACCCAACACTGGCATTGTGCCTATCCCCGATCCGCGGCAGGACAAACTGGCAGAAATTGTAAAACCTGAAAGAGTGGTTCCCACGACGATGGAGTTTGTTGATATTGCCGGGCTGGTTGCTGGCGCTTCAAAGGGTGAAGGTCTGGGCAACCAGTTTCTCGCCAACATCCGTGAAACCGATGCCATCGCGCACGTCGTGCGCTGTTTTGACGATGAAAACGTCATTCACGTTGACGGTGCCATTAATCCTGCCACCGATATTGAAGTGATCAATACCGAGCTGGCACTGGCCGACCTTGAAACAGTGGAAAAAGCCCTGCTGCGGGCAACCAAAGCGGCCAAGGGGCAGGACAAGGACGCCGTTCGCCTGAAAGCATTGCTGGAAAAAATTCAGCCTCATCTGGATGAAGCCAAACCACTGCGATCCTTCGGACTCAACGACGACGAACTCAGGGAACTGAGACACCTGAGTCTGCTGACCATCAAGCCCACCATGTATATCGCCAATGTGGATGAAGATGGTTTCGACGACAACCCTTATCTGGATGCAGTAACCGCCATAGCAGAGTCTGAGGGTGCAGTTGTAGTGCCGATCTGCAACAAGCTCGAAGCCGAAATCGCCGAGCTCGAAGACGAGGAAAAACAGGATTTTTTGGAAGAAATGGGTATGGGTGAGCCTGGTCTCAACCGTGTGATCCGGGCTGGCTACTCTCTGTTAGGGCTACACACCTATTTCACCGCAGGCGTCAAGGAAGTGCGTGCGTGGACTATCAAGATCGGCGACAAGGCTCCACGTGCCGCTGCTGCCATTCATACAGATTTTGAGAAAGGTTTCATCCGTGCCGAGGTGATTGCCTACGAAGACTTTATCACCTGCAAAGGCGAGCAAGGCGCGAAAGATGCCGGCAAATGGCGACTGGAAGGAAAAGAGTACGTGGTCAAGGACGGTGACGTGGTGCATTTCCGATTCAATGTATAA
- the pth gene encoding aminoacyl-tRNA hydrolase: protein MDTPIQLIVGLGNPGSRYEGTRHNAGADFVLALARCHNISLKQEAKFFGKTGRGTIDNRDIRLLIPSTYMNRSGQAVSAAARFYNIPPEAILVVHDELDLNPGTARLKLGGGHGGHNGLRDTIKALGNNKGFARLRIGIGHPGHADDVVDFVLKKASKNEQLLIDESIHEAIRIIPDTLKGQWNDAMKKLHTASA from the coding sequence GTGGATACTCCGATTCAACTCATCGTGGGGCTGGGAAATCCCGGCTCCAGGTATGAAGGAACCCGCCACAATGCCGGGGCCGATTTCGTCCTGGCGCTGGCCCGTTGCCACAATATCAGCCTGAAGCAGGAAGCAAAGTTTTTTGGTAAAACCGGTCGGGGCACTATCGACAACCGTGATATACGGCTGTTGATTCCCTCCACCTATATGAATCGAAGCGGTCAGGCCGTTTCTGCCGCCGCCAGATTTTACAATATCCCCCCAGAAGCCATACTGGTTGTCCATGACGAACTTGACTTGAACCCAGGCACTGCGCGGCTGAAACTGGGTGGCGGCCACGGCGGGCACAACGGGCTCAGAGATACCATCAAAGCACTGGGGAACAATAAAGGCTTTGCACGACTTCGCATAGGCATTGGCCACCCAGGCCACGCCGATGATGTTGTCGATTTCGTACTCAAAAAAGCCTCAAAAAATGAACAGCTACTCATTGATGAATCGATCCATGAGGCCATACGCATTATTCCTGACACATTAAAAGGCCAATGGAACGACGCGATGAAAAAATTACACACTGCCAGTGCATAG
- a CDS encoding 50S ribosomal protein L25/general stress protein Ctc — translation MSTDYALNAKARDNVGKGASRRLRRLAAEVPAIIYGGKKDPQNITLTQNEFAHALENEGFYSQIITLNVDGKKEDVILKDLQRHPAKPVILHADFLRISKDQKLHTNVPLHFINEDICAGIKVGGGIAAHSMNELEISCLPADLPEYIEVDVAEVEIGQILHISDIKLPSGVESVALSHGEDHDLAIFTVNKPKAVEETSEDAGEDEAASDEEADSED, via the coding sequence ATGTCTACTGACTATGCACTAAATGCCAAGGCACGTGACAATGTAGGGAAAGGTGCGAGCCGCCGCCTGCGTCGTCTGGCCGCTGAAGTACCCGCCATTATTTACGGCGGTAAAAAAGACCCGCAGAACATTACGCTGACTCAGAACGAGTTTGCCCATGCGCTGGAAAATGAAGGCTTCTACTCGCAGATCATCACATTGAATGTCGATGGCAAAAAAGAAGATGTCATTCTGAAAGACCTGCAACGTCACCCGGCCAAACCGGTGATTCTGCATGCCGACTTTTTACGCATCAGCAAAGACCAGAAACTGCACACCAACGTGCCGCTGCACTTTATCAACGAAGATATTTGCGCAGGTATCAAAGTAGGTGGCGGCATTGCTGCACATAGCATGAACGAACTGGAAATCAGTTGCCTTCCTGCCGATCTGCCAGAATACATCGAAGTCGACGTAGCGGAAGTAGAAATCGGACAGATTTTGCACATTTCCGATATCAAACTGCCGTCCGGCGTGGAGAGTGTGGCACTGTCTCATGGCGAAGACCATGACCTGGCCATTTTCACCGTCAATAAGCCGAAAGCGGTTGAAGAAACATCAGAAGATGCTGGCGAAGATGAAGCAGCATCGGACGAAGAGGCTGACAGCGAAGACTGA
- a CDS encoding ribose-phosphate pyrophosphokinase, translating into MPNLMVFSGNANPVLANEITRCLGVHTGNAVVSQFSDGEINIELRENVRGRDVFIIQPTCAPTHKNLMELVLMSDALRRASAARITAVVPYFGYARQDRRVRSVRVPISAKVVADMITNVGVDRVLTVDLHAEQIQGFFDCAVDNVYGSPVLLADIERQKYENLLVVSPDIGGVVRARAIAKELNTDLAIIDKRRPEANQAQVMNIIGEVEGRTCLLVDDIVDTAGTLCKAADALKENGAKKVVAYCTHPVLSGKAIENIENSELDTLVVTNSIPLSEAASKCNRIRSLSLGRMLAEAIRRVSNEESISAMFL; encoded by the coding sequence ATGCCCAACTTGATGGTTTTCTCTGGCAATGCCAATCCCGTGCTAGCCAACGAAATTACCCGCTGCCTGGGGGTCCACACTGGCAATGCAGTCGTCTCTCAATTTTCCGATGGCGAAATCAACATTGAATTACGTGAAAATGTCCGCGGTCGCGATGTTTTTATTATCCAGCCAACCTGTGCACCAACCCACAAGAACCTGATGGAACTGGTGCTGATGAGTGACGCTCTGCGACGCGCATCAGCTGCCCGCATAACAGCAGTAGTACCCTACTTTGGTTATGCCCGACAGGATCGCCGGGTGCGATCAGTCCGGGTACCCATCAGTGCCAAGGTTGTGGCCGACATGATCACCAATGTTGGTGTTGACCGGGTGCTGACTGTAGACCTGCACGCTGAACAGATTCAGGGATTCTTTGATTGTGCCGTAGACAATGTCTACGGCTCACCGGTATTGCTGGCCGACATCGAACGTCAGAAATACGAAAATCTACTGGTCGTTTCTCCGGATATCGGTGGTGTTGTGCGGGCTCGCGCCATCGCCAAAGAGCTCAATACCGATCTGGCCATTATTGATAAACGCCGACCAGAGGCAAACCAGGCCCAGGTCATGAATATTATCGGAGAGGTTGAAGGCCGCACCTGTCTTCTGGTGGACGATATCGTCGATACTGCCGGTACACTTTGCAAAGCCGCCGATGCACTGAAAGAGAACGGCGCCAAAAAGGTAGTGGCCTACTGTACGCACCCGGTACTTTCCGGCAAGGCCATAGAAAACATTGAAAACTCGGAGCTGGATACTTTGGTTGTCACCAACTCCATCCCTCTCAGCGAAGCAGCCAGTAAATGCAACCGCATACGCTCGCTTAGTCTGGGGCGCATGCTGGCAGAAGCTATTCGCCGCGTTAGCAATGAAGAATCCATCAGCGCGATGTTCTTATAG
- the ispE gene encoding 4-(cytidine 5'-diphospho)-2-C-methyl-D-erythritol kinase, producing MKTTLRLPAPAKLNLFLHITGRREDGYHNLQTLFQLLDYSDTLSFECNKSGSIELSPALTGVAKEDNLIYKAARQLKPFANDSLGVTINIDKKLPMGGGLGGGSSNAATTLVGLNHLWQLGLTVDQLASLGRELGADVPVFVHGNSAWAEGIGEQLQAVDITEYWYLVLVPQVQASTAAVFNHQQLTRNTHPSTIRAVLEQGGRNDCQSVAEMLYPPIRQAREWLEHFTPAQMTGTGACIFARFNSRIAAETVLEQKPENLQGFVARGVNRSPLYRALPSE from the coding sequence ATGAAGACAACACTGCGGCTCCCTGCTCCTGCCAAACTGAACCTGTTCCTGCATATTACGGGTCGCCGTGAAGACGGCTACCACAACCTGCAGACTCTTTTCCAGCTGCTGGATTACAGCGATACGCTCTCGTTCGAGTGCAACAAATCAGGCTCGATTGAACTTTCACCCGCGCTAACGGGCGTAGCAAAAGAAGATAATTTGATCTACAAAGCCGCCCGGCAACTGAAACCGTTTGCGAATGACTCCCTGGGCGTCACTATTAACATAGACAAAAAACTGCCTATGGGCGGCGGACTGGGCGGCGGCAGCAGTAACGCGGCAACTACGCTGGTGGGGCTAAACCATCTGTGGCAATTGGGCCTGACAGTTGATCAGCTGGCCAGTCTGGGGCGTGAACTGGGTGCGGATGTACCGGTGTTTGTACATGGCAATAGTGCCTGGGCAGAAGGCATTGGAGAACAGCTACAGGCCGTTGATATTACTGAATACTGGTATCTGGTTTTAGTCCCGCAGGTACAGGCATCAACCGCCGCAGTTTTTAACCATCAGCAATTGACAAGGAACACTCATCCGAGCACAATACGCGCCGTTCTTGAGCAGGGTGGTCGGAATGACTGCCAGAGTGTTGCTGAAATGCTCTATCCACCAATCCGGCAAGCCCGCGAGTGGCTGGAACATTTCACACCAGCTCAGATGACGGGGACAGGTGCTTGCATATTTGCCCGTTTCAATTCCAGAATCGCTGCCGAAACAGTTCTGGAACAGAAACCGGAGAACCTGCAAGGGTTCGTGGCCAGAGGCGTTAATCGGTCACCTCTGTATCGCGCTCTACCGTCAGAATAA
- the lolB gene encoding outer membrane lipoprotein LolB produces the protein MTVLIALINGCSVQQTKPETVNWEHHQQRLLGLEQWHINGKMGYKQGSEGGSAWLDWQQNRDNFEVRLNGPFGAGTTSITGNARVTRLLQSDQQPIVASSARELTRYLFGWYWPVEDLRYWVRGVPSPLTPTHDQTRNEQQLLSTLEQAGWQLEFSNYANYPVNGQQWSLPGKIRGKLLEDNGDTSFTLIIKSWQIDAS, from the coding sequence ATGACGGTACTGATCGCGCTGATCAACGGTTGCTCCGTTCAGCAGACCAAACCGGAAACCGTTAACTGGGAGCACCACCAGCAGCGACTGCTGGGGCTGGAACAGTGGCATATTAACGGCAAAATGGGCTATAAACAGGGCAGCGAGGGCGGCAGTGCCTGGCTGGACTGGCAACAGAACCGCGATAATTTTGAAGTCAGACTAAACGGGCCATTTGGCGCTGGCACCACATCCATAACCGGCAATGCAAGGGTTACCCGCTTGCTACAATCGGACCAGCAACCCATAGTAGCCAGCAGCGCCCGCGAGTTGACCAGATACCTGTTTGGCTGGTACTGGCCGGTAGAAGATTTGCGTTACTGGGTACGTGGCGTCCCCTCGCCCCTGACCCCCACACACGATCAGACGCGCAACGAACAGCAATTGCTTTCAACCCTTGAACAGGCCGGTTGGCAGCTGGAGTTTTCAAACTACGCCAATTACCCGGTGAATGGTCAGCAATGGAGCCTGCCTGGAAAAATTCGCGGTAAATTGTTAGAAGACAATGGCGATACCTCCTTCACACTGATCATTAAGTCCTGGCAAATTGACGCCTCATGA